One genomic segment of Arachis duranensis cultivar V14167 chromosome 4, aradu.V14167.gnm2.J7QH, whole genome shotgun sequence includes these proteins:
- the LOC107485968 gene encoding seipin-1 isoform X1 encodes MEENQKPFLLLPKPYNFVSKLVNFHADLIYNCIVCIFSPFYSLLSFASEFFHQETKYTAVESSELHQQAHHGGGTTTTTTTTTTITGLFFKKLGLGLLSAAYLCIVLFLVLIVATVLGVCLVKLWVEEPVVVRENVHFDYTEENPSAVFSFNGGMSGFVGRTKRNKQISVPVGHMFHVSLLLVMPESDFNTQLGVFQLLLFVVQLTAELLTMNGNVIAKSSRPSMLRFRSSPIRLARTLMMGLPLVLGVSDETQSIIVDILRHKEEYRRTKAIRVTMHPRSGTSSLPQLYEAQIMIKSRLPWSKEVVRNWKWTFYVWVSIYVYIVLLMFLLCCYRRLLFLVTPDLFGRGGELPREEPPREHDESEISELLRKLRRRRRNKRKAISDHDDDGDGVEETIVGSSGETINTEDVTGSVPVEQVDEDSGSVCF; translated from the exons ATGGAGGAAAACCAAAaaccctttcttcttcttccaaaacCATACAACTTTGTATCAAAACTAGTAAACTTCCACGCAGACTTAATCTATAACTGCATAGTCTGTATCTTCTCTCCATTCTACTCACTCTTGTCCTTTGCCTCAGAGTTCTTTCATCAGGAAACCAAATACACCGCCGTAGAATCATCAGAACTTCATCAACAAGCTCATCATGGAGGAGGAACCACCAcaaccactaccaccaccaccaccatcacggGGCTCTTCTTCAAGAAACTTGGGCTTGGGCTTCTGAGTGCTGCATACTTGTGCATAGTTCTGTTCTTGGTTCTGATCGTGGCAACGGTTTTGGGGGTTTGTTTGGTGAAGCTGTGGGTGGAGGAGCCGGTGGTGGTTAGAGAGAATGTGCATTTTGATTACACTGAAGAAAACCCTTCTGCTGTGTTCTCGTTTAATGGGGGAATGAGTGGTTTTGTTGGAAGAACAAAGAGGAATAAGCAGATAAGTGTGCCTGTTGGTCATATGTTTCATGTTTCTTTGCTTCTTGTCATGCCCGAATCTGACTTCAATACACAACTTGGTGTCTTTCAG ttgttgttgtttgttgtgcAGTTGACAGCCGAACTCCTTACGATGAACGGAAACGTGATAGCAAAATCGAGCCGGCCATCGATGTTACGGTTCAGAAGCTCACCGATTCGACTAGCCCGGACATTGATGATGGGTTTACCTCTAGTACTCGGAGTGTCCGACGAAACCCAGAGCATCATTGTTGATATCTTGAGGCACAAGGAAGAGTATAGAAGAACCAAGGCCATTAGAGTAACCATGCATCCAAGATCAGGAACCTCATCACTTCCACAATTGTATGAGGCCCAAATCATGATCAAGTCACGGTTACCTTGGTCCAAAGAAGTGGTCCGGAATTGGAAATGGACCTTTTATGTTTGGGTGTCAATTTATGTCTACATTGTTCTTCTCATGTTCCTACTATGTTGCTATAGGAGACTATTGTTTCTAGTCACACCGGATTTGTTCGGCCGCGGCGGCGAGCTCCCAAGGGAAGAGCCTCCTAGAGAGCATGATGAAAGTGAGATTTCTGAGTTGTTGAGGAAattgaggaggaggaggaggaacaaGAGGAAAGCTATATCggatcatgatgatgatggtgatggtgtTGAAGAAACCATTGTTGGATCTTCAGGTGAAACCATTAATACAGAAGATGTTACAGGTAGTGTTCCCGTAGAACAAGTTGATGAGGACTCTGGATCGGTGTGTTTTTAA
- the LOC107485969 gene encoding WRKY transcription factor SUSIBA2-like: MEDDNHRNNIDNKNMNSTTTNNNNNNNVSSNNCSDSKNMDSDSKGGIFPAFPVKRSIAERRGFNSNAARINTARFRTNTITTSPLASPSPSSCSASPCITIPPGISPTALLDSPIMLPNSQAMPSPTTGSFHWLSSLPLDQGNLNDAPDSSLKFKNNATLADPNPLPPYSASLNQVSSNWHMVKGGNTDCQSIVPVLPPIDFSFPEDFSKGQNAKIIESRSFNDVKMVNCSLVNVNKVEMMQISRSDEAGDESTLPKNVTLGGDIGRQPVMEKDQKETLLATGVVRTSEDGYNWRKYGQKQVKGSEYPRSYYKCTQPNCQVKKKVERSHDGQITEIIYKGTHNHSKPHLGRRASGLSTDEMSDMGEAGENYAKLEGSGWKNVQPGAKDTKHGLDWKADGLERTSSTSVVTELSDPMSTNKGKPLCAFEAEDTPEHSSTLASNDGDEDGTTQALAPAEDDAEDDESDSKRRKKENYLVESTLPSRAVREPRVVVQIETEIDILDDGYRWRKYGQKVVKGNPNPRSYYKCTSAGCPVRKHVERASHNTKYVITTYEGKHNHEVPTARTNNHVSSNDGGLPPSGPNGQSALALPGSAVIPKSENHQTLTSHFDRKPEFGSDFLRPSLVGAFSNNLKFGSSPMCQMKYPSLSSTMPYSSFGLNPDRCTAPQAGSIPSVYPDFPMPLPLNLPSSGNFSLAGLNFNCAKPMNPVQPFLSGQQVKDIDTGFLRPKQEQKDDAIYGTCLPPVDHGNSSSAAPSSIYQQVMQNFPS; this comes from the exons atggaaGATGACAACCACCGTAACAACATAGATAATAAGAACATGAacagcaccaccaccaacaacaacaacaacaacaacgttAGTAGTAACAATTGTAGTGATTCAAAAAACATGGATTCTGATTCAAAAGGTGGAATCTTTCCGGCTTTTCCAGTTAAGAGAAGCATAGCGGAGAGAAGGGGTTTCAATTCCAATGCAGCAAGGATCAACACAGCTAGGTTCAGAACAAACACAATCACAACAAGCCCTTTAGCTTCTCCATCTCCGTCTTCTTGTTCTGCATCACCATGCATCACTATACCCCCTGGCATTAGTCCCACTGCATTGCTTGATTCTCCCATCATGCTCCCCAATTCTCAG gctATGCCTTCTCCAACTACTGGCTCATTTCATTGGCTAAGTTCTTTACCACTTGATCAAGGGAATCTCAATGATGCTCCTGATTCTTCCCTCAAGTTTAAGAACAATGCCACCCTTGCCGATCCTAATCCTTTGCCTCCTTACTCTGCGTCTCTGAATCAG GTTTCTAGTAATTGGCACATGGTAAAGGGAGGAAATACAGACTGTCAATCAATTGTTCCAGTTCTGCCGCCGATAGATTTTTCGTTCCCGGAAGACTTTTCAAAAGGACAAAACGCAAAAATTATTGAGTCCCGTTCATTCAATGATGTGAAAATGGTAAATTGTTCACTTGTTAATGTTAATAAAGTTGAGATGATGCAAATATCACGTTCCGATGAAGCTGGTGATGAAAGCACTCTGCCGAAAAATGTTACTCTTGGTGGGGATATCGGACGGCAACCTGTTATGGAGAAAGACCAGAAAGAGACCTTGCTTGCAACCGGAGTGGTAAGGACCTCGGAGGATGGTTATAATTGGAGAAAGTATGGTCAGAAACAAGTAAAAGGTAGCGAGTATCCTAGGAGTTATTATAAATGTACTCAACCTAATTGTCAGGTCAAGAAGAAGGTGGAAAGATCCCATGATGGCCaaataacagaaattatttATAAGGGTACTCATAACCATTCGAAACCACACCTTGGTCGTCGAGCGTCAGGGCTTTCCACTGATGAGATGTCAGACATGGGTGAAGCTGGTGAAAACTATGCTAAACTTGAAGGTTCAGGTTGGAAAAATGTTCAACCGGGAGCAAAAGACACAAAGCACGGTTTGGATTGGAAGGCTGACGGTCTGGAAAGAACATCCTCAACTTCTGTCGTGACTGAACTTTCGGATCCTATGTCGACTAACAAAGGTAAACCTTTGTGTGCCTTTGAAGCGGAAGACACTCCCGAACATTCTTCCACACTTGCCAGTAATGATGGTGATGAAGATGGAACCACTCAAGCACTAGCACCAGCTGAGGATGATGCTGAAGATGATGAATCAGATTCCAAAAGAAG GAAAAAAGAGAACTACTTGGTTGAATCAACTTTGCCATCTAGGGCTGTTCGTGAGCCAAGAGTGGTGGTCCAAATTGAGACTGAGATTGACATACTCGATGATGGTTATCGATGGCGCAAGTATGGACAAAAGGTTGTCAAAGGAAACCCAAACCCAAG GAGCTACTATAAATGCACAAGTGCCGGATGTCCCGTGAGGAAACACGTCGAAAGGGCTTCGCACAATACGAAATATGTAATCACTACATATGAGGGCAAACATAATCATGAAGTTCCGACGGCCAGAACCAACAATCACGTAAGCTCGAATGATGGTGGTTTACCTCCCAGTGGTCCTAATGGCCAATCAGCTCTTGCATTACCTGGCAGTGCTGTTATCCCGAAGTCTGAAAATCATCAAACTCTTACGTCTCATTTTGATCGAAAACCTGAATTCGGCAGCGACTTTCTTCGGCCGAGTTTGGTCGGAGCATTCAGCAACAATTTGAAGTTCGGTTCTTCCCCCATGTGCCAGATGAAGTATCCTTCCTTGAGTAGCACCATGCCTTACAGTTCGTTTGGACTGAATCCCGATCGCTGCACTGCCCCACAAGCTGGATCTATTCCCTCAGTGTATCCCGACTTTCCAATGCCGCTTCCCTTGAATCTTCCCTCATCCGGAAACTTCTCTCTTGCTGGACTAAACTTCAACTGTGCAAAGCCAATGAATCCAGTGCAGCCTTTCCTTTCAGGGCAACAAGTGAAGGATATTGATACTGGGTTCTTGAGGCCTAAACAGGAACAGAAGGATGATGCAATATATGGAACATGCTTACCTCCAGTTGATCATGGAAATTCTTCATCAGCAGCACCATCATCCATTTACCAGCAAGTCATGCAAAATTTCCCTTCATAA
- the LOC107485917 gene encoding uncharacterized protein LOC107485917: MGRWHRNNFGHMDKKIMKFKEEIKKIDDMVGNRTYDGTVEARRRTLITCCKKWYVRKELHLKQMSMSSHVRHMDKNTRYFHNLASARRRNNGIDTLVINGRLIRNQARIKISIREFYMELYHQEKSPTVGFRDGLVERIDDEDAMALERLPTPEEVKEVVWDCESSKAPGSDGYNMNLKKNCWDDIGSEFMEAVLGFF, from the coding sequence ATGGGGAGATGGCACAGAAACAACTTTGGTCACATGGACAAGAAAATCATGAAGTTTAAGGAAGAGATCAAGAAGATTGATGACATGGTGGGTAATAGGACATATGATGGAACAGTGGAAGCAAGAAGGAGGACGTTAATTACGTGCTGCAAGAAGTGGTATGTGAGGAAAGAATTACATTTGAAGCAGATGTCGATGTCTAGCCATGTGAGGCACATGGATAAAAACACAAGATATTTTCATAACTTAGCTTCTGCGAGAAGGAGGAATAATGGGATTGATACTCTGGTTATTAATGGAAGATTGATAAGGAATCAAGCGAGGATCAAAATTTCTATCAGAGAGTTTTACATGGAGTTATATCATCAAGAGAAGTCTCCTACGGTGGGGTTCAGAGACGGGCTGGTGGAAAGGATCGATGATGAGGATGCTATGGCTCTAGAGAGGCTACCAACTCCTGAGGAGGTTAAGGAGGTAGTGTGGGATTGTGAATCGTCTAAGGCTCCAGGAAGTGACGGTTAcaatatgaatttaaaaaagaattgtTGGGATGATATTGGCTCTGAGTTCATGGAAGCAGTATTGGGTTTCTTCTAG
- the LOC107485918 gene encoding uncharacterized protein LOC107485918: MAGEDSFIVLVHHRGSIKRKTRFGVKFTDKDPLYIIVSSTTSYDDLARSVLLKLGLNSVKRVKKFLYRIPITVLQDSVKYDCFMIGSDKDLQVMFLCRRQFPEVRTPELLAKLVDVVSSSGGSNRNTNTLATAAGSSSRPTVASSSVLAYEPPAPHVASPSFAVDLNGSVGDEVGTAKLLPTFVQCAAPAGTVDGLFDDLEDDDVEPDMIADDSGDDIGASELAGAGGGSSSGTQQYLPHFSSLDLDAMRQAEDKKDALLSVKTYSIRRGVQYKVVESDYRRYVGKCSEFGNVCTWLIRLSLRQRKGIWEVKRYNGSHTCLASSISSDHRSLDYHMISTFIMPMVRVDASASIKVLLNATASHYGFRPTYRRVWMAKQKAVALIYGDWDESYNELPRWVLGVQVTMSGSIAVLRTSTVRVGGQLDESQDGNSNILPVAFALVEGENAESWSFFLSHLRQHVTPQPSLLVISNRHNGIKAELEAPDGGWLPPAAYRAFCIRHVATNFALTFKGKDARRLLVNAAYANTEVEFDYWFDILRFLSV, from the exons ATGGCTGGTGAGGACAGTTTTATAGTGTTGGTTCACCACAGAGGATCGATTAAGAGGAAAACTCGTTTCGGTGTCAAGTTCACCGATAAGGATCCTCTCTATATTATCGTGAGTTCTACGACGAGCTATGATGACCTTGCTAGGTCTGTACTGCTGAAACTTGGTCTGAATAGTGTGAAAAGGGTTAAGAAGTTTTTATATCGCATTCCAATCACGGTACTCCAAGATAGCGTGAAGTATGATTGTTTCATGATTGGGAGTGACAAGGACTTGCAGGTCATGTTTCTTTGTCGCCGACAGTTTCCCGAAGTGAGGACACCGGAGCTGTTGGCAAAGCTGGTTGATGTGGTGTCCAGCTCGGGGGGTTCGAACCGGAATACCAACACTTTAGCGACGGCTGCTGGTTCTAGCTCAAGACCTACCGTTGCATCTTCCTCAGTCCTTGCATACGAGCCACCCGCCCCGCATGTCGCCTCCCCTTCGTTCGCTGTTGATCTCAACGGTAGTGTTGGCGACGAGGTTGGAACAGCGAAACTTCTACCTACCTTTGTACAATGTGCTGCACCGGCTGGGACTGTAGATGGATTGTTTGATGATCTAGAGGATGATGATGTCGAGCCGGATATGATTGCTGATGACAGTGGCGATGACATTGGAGCGAGTGAGCTTGCCGGTGCGGGTGGTGGTTCTAGCTCTGGCACACAACAGTACCTTCCAcatttttcatctttggaccTGGATGCCATGAGGCAGGCGGAG GATAAGAAGGATGCCCTGTTAAGTGTGAAGACTTATAGCATCCGCCGAGGTGTACAGTACAAGGTAGTGGAGTCTGATTATCGCCGTTATGTTGGCAAGTGTTCTGAGTTCGGGAATGTgtgcacatggttgattcggCTGAGTCTCCGGCAGCGTAAGGGCATTTGGGAGGTCAAACGGTACAATGGATCGCATACTTGTCTGGCCAGCTCTATCTCCAGCGATCACAGGAGTTTGGATTATCATATGATATCGACATTCATTATGCCAATGGTTAGAGTCGATGCATCCGCCAGCATCAAGGTGCTCCTAAATGCAACTGCCTCACACTATGGGTTTAGGCCTACCTACAGGAGGGTCTGGATGGCGAAGCAGAAGGCTGTTGCCCTCATTTATGGTGACTGGGATGAGTCTTACAACGAGCTCCCAAGGTGGGTGTTAGGAGTGCAGGTGACCATGTCTGGTTCTATTGCAGTTCTTCGGACTAGCACTGTTCGAGTTGGGGGACAGCTGGACGAATCTCAG GACGGGAACTCCAACATACTCCCTGTTGCATTCGCACTAGTCGAGGGTGAGAATGCTGAGTCGTGGTCATTCTTTCTCTCCCACCTCCGCCAGCACGTTACACCACAGCCGAGTCTGCTCGTTATTTCTAACAGGCATAATGGCATCAAGGCCGAGCTTGAGGCTCCCGACGGGGGCTGGCTACCTCCGGCTGCGTACCGGGCTTTCTGCATTAGACACGTAGCAACAAATTTTGCCCTAACCTTCAAGGGTAAAGACGCAAGGAGGCTTCTCGTGAACGCTGCCTATGCTAATACCGAGGTTGAGTTCGATTACTGGTTTGATATTCTTCGATTTCTGAGTGTGTGA
- the LOC107485968 gene encoding seipin-1 isoform X2, translating to MEENQKPFLLLPKPYNFVSKLVNFHADLIYNCIVCIFSPFYSLLSFASEFFHQETKYTAVESSELHQQAHHGGGTTTTTTTTTTITGLFFKKLGLGLLSAAYLCIVLFLVLIVATVLGVCLVKLWVEEPVVVRENVHFDYTEENPSAVFSFNGGMSGFVGRTKRNKQISVPVGHMFHVSLLLVMPESDFNTQLGVFQLTAELLTMNGNVIAKSSRPSMLRFRSSPIRLARTLMMGLPLVLGVSDETQSIIVDILRHKEEYRRTKAIRVTMHPRSGTSSLPQLYEAQIMIKSRLPWSKEVVRNWKWTFYVWVSIYVYIVLLMFLLCCYRRLLFLVTPDLFGRGGELPREEPPREHDESEISELLRKLRRRRRNKRKAISDHDDDGDGVEETIVGSSGETINTEDVTGSVPVEQVDEDSGSVCF from the exons ATGGAGGAAAACCAAAaaccctttcttcttcttccaaaacCATACAACTTTGTATCAAAACTAGTAAACTTCCACGCAGACTTAATCTATAACTGCATAGTCTGTATCTTCTCTCCATTCTACTCACTCTTGTCCTTTGCCTCAGAGTTCTTTCATCAGGAAACCAAATACACCGCCGTAGAATCATCAGAACTTCATCAACAAGCTCATCATGGAGGAGGAACCACCAcaaccactaccaccaccaccaccatcacggGGCTCTTCTTCAAGAAACTTGGGCTTGGGCTTCTGAGTGCTGCATACTTGTGCATAGTTCTGTTCTTGGTTCTGATCGTGGCAACGGTTTTGGGGGTTTGTTTGGTGAAGCTGTGGGTGGAGGAGCCGGTGGTGGTTAGAGAGAATGTGCATTTTGATTACACTGAAGAAAACCCTTCTGCTGTGTTCTCGTTTAATGGGGGAATGAGTGGTTTTGTTGGAAGAACAAAGAGGAATAAGCAGATAAGTGTGCCTGTTGGTCATATGTTTCATGTTTCTTTGCTTCTTGTCATGCCCGAATCTGACTTCAATACACAACTTGGTGTCTTTCAG TTGACAGCCGAACTCCTTACGATGAACGGAAACGTGATAGCAAAATCGAGCCGGCCATCGATGTTACGGTTCAGAAGCTCACCGATTCGACTAGCCCGGACATTGATGATGGGTTTACCTCTAGTACTCGGAGTGTCCGACGAAACCCAGAGCATCATTGTTGATATCTTGAGGCACAAGGAAGAGTATAGAAGAACCAAGGCCATTAGAGTAACCATGCATCCAAGATCAGGAACCTCATCACTTCCACAATTGTATGAGGCCCAAATCATGATCAAGTCACGGTTACCTTGGTCCAAAGAAGTGGTCCGGAATTGGAAATGGACCTTTTATGTTTGGGTGTCAATTTATGTCTACATTGTTCTTCTCATGTTCCTACTATGTTGCTATAGGAGACTATTGTTTCTAGTCACACCGGATTTGTTCGGCCGCGGCGGCGAGCTCCCAAGGGAAGAGCCTCCTAGAGAGCATGATGAAAGTGAGATTTCTGAGTTGTTGAGGAAattgaggaggaggaggaggaacaaGAGGAAAGCTATATCggatcatgatgatgatggtgatggtgtTGAAGAAACCATTGTTGGATCTTCAGGTGAAACCATTAATACAGAAGATGTTACAGGTAGTGTTCCCGTAGAACAAGTTGATGAGGACTCTGGATCGGTGTGTTTTTAA
- the LOC107485970 gene encoding protein METHYLENE BLUE SENSITIVITY 1, whose product MTGKAKPKKHTAKEIAAKVDAATTNRGGGKAGLADRSGIEKGGHAKFECPLCKATAPDMKSMQIHHDAKHPKLPFEEGKIVNLHATHVGDSSKPKPGVRGSLKK is encoded by the coding sequence ATGACAGGGAAAGCGAAGCCAAAGAAGCACACGGCGAAAGAGATCGCCGCGAAGGTCGACGCCGCCACCACCAACCGCGGCGGAGGAAAGGCGGGTTTGGCGGACCGGTCGGGGATAGAAAAGGGAGGTCACGCGAAGTTTGAGTGCCCGCTCTGCAAAGCGACGGCACCGGACATGAAATCGATGCAGATCCACCACGATGCGAAGCACCCTAAGCTTCCGTTCGAGGAGGGGAAGATCGTTAATCTCCACGCCACCCACGTCGGCGATTCCTCTAAGCCTAAACCCGGCGTTCGCGGAAgcctaaagaaataa
- the LOC107485967 gene encoding putative 4-hydroxy-4-methyl-2-oxoglutarate aldolase 2, translating into MALVTTAEVCDANPQLILSGELRALQPVFQIYGRRQVFSGPIVTLKVFEDNVLVREFLEEKGNGRVLVVDGGGSLRCAILGGNPVVQAQNNGWAGIIVNGCIRDVDEINGCDIGVRALASHPMKANKKGMGEKHVPINIAGTRISDGEWLYADTDGILISRTELAV; encoded by the coding sequence ATGGCCTTGGTCACCACAGCCGAAGTGTGTGATGCAAACCCACAATTAATTTTGAGTGGCGAGCTTCGTGCCCTTCAGCCAGTTTTCCAAATTTACGGTCGTCGACAGGTCTTTTCCGGACCGATAGTTACCCTGAAGGTGTTTGAAGACAATGTTTTGGTTCGGGAGTTTCTTGAAGAGAAAGGCAATGGAAGAGTGCTTGTTGTCGATGGTGGCGGGAGCTTGCGCTGCGCAATATTGGGTGGCAACCCTGTAGTACAAGCGCAAAACAACGGATGGGCAGGTATCATTGTGAACGGATGTATAAGAGATGTGGATGAGATCAATGGCTGCGATATCGGGGTGAGAGCACTAGCTTCCCATCCAATGAAAGCTAACAAGAAAGGCATGGGAGAAAAGCATGTTCCTATAAATATTGCCGGGACAAGAATCAGTGATGGGGAATGGCTTTACGCGGACACGGATGGGATTCTGATCTCTCGAACGGAGCTGGCTGTCTGA